Within Malus domestica chromosome 04, GDT2T_hap1, the genomic segment aataaaaaaattgtactTAGCCAGATAGAGAAAGGTAAACAAAGAAACGAGTGATCATAACAGCAAATGTCTTCGAATTCTTGGCTGAAAACAATGACCTAAAGATAAAACTATGAAGCCTGTCTAGTAAGGGAGCAATAACCCTTAGCACCGTTAGCATATGCATGAAGAAAACCAAATCGTAAATTGTACAGAAGCTATGATTTTTCTGTTGCAATCAGTTGTTTCAGGAGCTGGGACATCATCCTCTTCAGTCaagcttgtgccaagtttggaGTATACAAGGGAAAGTCGAAATATTTTGTAAACATTGAACAAAGTGAATATGAGTAAGTACCGAAAAGACACCAATGTCCAGCATCTTGAAAGCAAGGGTGATATCATGAAAAACAAGAGGCCGGCCCTTGCCAGATAATTCCACAGGGTTTGCAACCAGGAGCTCTGTGTCCGGACCTCGGTTAACAATAGCTACTCTGAGAGGACGAATTAGTTCCAGCTGCAAACGGGATGTCAATGCATTCTGCTTGCTAGGGTCAACTATCTTCTTTCCATCAGCTTGCATGATGAACAAGTCTATCTCAcagtgttttttttgttttatagaaAAGCGCCCATAAGAGATCTGGTTTATCACAGCATTTAAGTATCAATATCACAGAATTAGATAGTGTAATCCTTTCTCAGTATTTATTTGATGCAAATATTGCGTTAGTTATGTACCTGAATATTGTAATCCTTTAGTGTTCTCATTATATCATAAAGAAGACCTTTGTGGTCTATGCAAATGATTTGGACCAGAGTGTGACTAGGACTGAGCGTGTTGTCCATAGTCACAGAAACACTTTTGGAAGTGAGTGATCCACTTCGGAGTTCTTTGGGCATTTCCAAATCAAACATGTCTTCTGTAATTGCAGTGGGAAGAAATGAAGATGCCTGCGAACATGCAGTAATCTCAGGGCCAACCATTTCAATTTCACAACTTATCATGGCGTTTCCCGTGACTTCTTTTAAGTAGCCATATACCTCCTCCTTTCTCTTATTTGTATGCATAAGTTCCCTAGTAAGGTCACAGTTTCAGAGATTAAATCACTTATGAACACGAATAAGTTGAATGAGAAGATTGCACTATTTAAAGATTCCTAACAGATCAACATAAGATGATTCGGATCCAATATGAGTGCTCAAAGTTCAAACCAATGGAATCTTTGAGTCATTCAAAATTTTCTATTTCGCATGTAGAATATGCCTATTAAACTTGTTATATTCCGTATAATTCCACAGAacaaatgaagaaataagaacCTGGTGTCTGTGATGAAAAACAGGTCCATCACTTTCTCATCCGGAGTTGTGGATACCTTAACCTTCTTTATTGTCAGCTCAAGTTCACAGAGGACACCCGTCACATCTGcgcaaaaaaatgaaaagtaagTAAACCACCGATTTATAACAAATATAGTCCTGTGCCTCATGGAATGGTTAACCCACAAATTTCAACTTGGCTCCTAAATGTGGCTACTTTGAGATTGTTAGTTCACATTTTGTCCCTATGAATTCTCAACAATCAAACAAAACTCAAATGGAAGTTCTCGGAAAATTTAACGGCATACCCTAAAGCCTTCCAACATGATGATGTTATAATAAGATTAGCACTAGATGAAGAACAAAGTTCTTCATTCAATCCCAATTTCTAAGACAGTTTAAGACACATGCAAATATAGAAACAGGAATCGAATGCCGAACAGAAAATTACCATGTAAAAGTCCTCGTCGATCGTAGCAACAGAACTTGAGAAGGAACACATCAGGAGGCTTTGGGGGCTGCAATTCGGAGCGGTAGAACGAAATCCCAGAAGCTGAAGAACAAGAAGGGCAGGTCCCAACTAGCCTCTTCTTCAACAAAGCCCACCTTGTTTCTGGACTCCCAATCACCCAAAACACTAAGTAGCACCATTTCCCATCCGTTGATACATCTTCATAGAACAAAACAGAAAGGGGAATTAGACAAACACCTTCAAGTTCAAGCCAgccgtttcttttcttttttgttttcacaGAATTTGATCAACACACCCGTAGCTATTTTCACAAATTCAGAGGTAAATCTCATTAACCCATGTCTGGTTTAGCAAAATGGAACATACCCATCAAATTGTTTTGAGAAAATAGTAATACAAAAATGAAAGAGAGCCTAATCAATCccttgtttggttgctgagaaaacaGAGGAAAGGAAAATTcacacccaaaagaaaaaatattgaacctttacaatatatatatatttttttcttcaattctaACAAGCACGCAAGAACAAGAAAACACACAAGTGATGAAATCCCATCCGAGGTAATTACCTCCTCGGACAATGCTAAGACCAAAGAAGAGAATGATGCGACACAAGTCACAGCCCAAGCCAGTCTTGTCCGGACAATTGATTGTAATTACACTTGGGTCCCCTTCTTTCGCCGCCTGCGTGATGATCACCACATCATCCTGCAGAATTcccatctcttcttcttcctccttcagttcttgaatttgaaattttgaataagGAAAACAGCTGTTGGTTTTTGGAGTGATGTTCTTTGCTTCTGCGAGACTTGTTGAGAGGACAGATAAAAGCAGATGaacagagagagaggggagagagagagagttgagggGTGGgggttccttctccttcctctcaCTTCTCACCTTCTGCTTCACTTGATCTTCTGGTTGTCGTTGCTTTC encodes:
- the LOC103408303 gene encoding ACT domain-containing protein ACR10; amino-acid sequence: MGILQDDVVIITQAAKEGDPSVITINCPDKTGLGCDLCRIILFFGLSIVRGDVSTDGKWCYLVFWVIGSPETRWALLKKRLVGTCPSCSSASGISFYRSELQPPKPPDVFLLKFCCYDRRGLLHDVTGVLCELELTIKKVKVSTTPDEKVMDLFFITDTRELMHTNKRKEEVYGYLKEVTGNAMISCEIEMVGPEITACSQASSFLPTAITEDMFDLEMPKELRSGSLTSKSVSVTMDNTLSPSHTLVQIICIDHKGLLYDIMRTLKDYNIQISYGRFSIKQKKHCEIDLFIMQADGKKIVDPSKQNALTSRLQLELIRPLRVAIVNRGPDTELLVANPVELSGKGRPLVFHDITLAFKMLDIGVFSAKIGRHLIGGREWEVYRVLIDEGDGLSVPRSTIEGQVWKMLMGWE